The DNA segment tgtgtgtgtgcgcgtgcgcttGCATGCatctgcgtgtgtgtgcatgcatgtgtgcggGCATGCGTGGgcgtgcatgtgagtgtgtgcatgcatgtgtgtgtgtgtgtgggtgcgtgtGCGTGTATCCGCGCGTGCGTGCGtgggtgtgcgtgcatgtgtgcgtgcatatgtgtgtgtgtgtgtgtgtgtgtatctgcgtgtgcgtgcatgtgcatgcgtgcacgCTGCACAGTGTGCTCGTGCTCCTGAGTTCTGTCTTTTCTGAAGCACAAGNccccccccccccccccccccgggctgcAGGGGGCTGGTGCAGGTGCCGGATATCCGCAGGTCCCCTGCTCGGAGTGACCGGCCTGGTGCTCTCGCCCCTCCTGCAGGCAAGGTGCCGGGCGACGACTGCCCGCTGGTGTGGGGCCAGTGCTCCCACTGCTTCCACATGCACTGCATCCTGAAGTGGCTGAACGCGCAGCAGGTGCAGCAGCACTGTCCCATGTGCCGCCAGGAGTGGAAG comes from the Ailuropoda melanoleuca isolate Jingjing chromosome 13, ASM200744v2, whole genome shotgun sequence genome and includes:
- the ANAPC11 gene encoding anaphase-promoting complex subunit 11, which encodes MKVKIKCWNGVATWLWVANDENCGICRMAFNGCCPDCKVPGDDCPLVWGQCSHCFHMHCILKWLNAQQVQQHCPMCRQEWKFKE